One genomic region from Sulfurimonas sp. encodes:
- a CDS encoding response regulator, with the protein MLYCDKYEQNIENSLYKILIVEDSEFVNNSINKILVDKGYICKQVFDYATASYNLVNTKYDFIILDLNLPDAYGEELVLEVKRLSKAKIIILTAETDIQTRENLFKNGILDYLVKDKYFNNSIVAIDQVIHSIERNHNSNILVVDDSKLIRKYIESILNVRNYNIVEAEDAEQALEQLKVSRINLILLDMELPGKHGLDVIREIKSIPEKCPIPVIVISGKSDPELVRSSLKLGAYDFIKKPFNIEEFVLKVDAAIESNRKSREILCKQQLLNEYKDAVDRSTIVSKTDLKGNITYVNDRFCELSGYRESELIGKSHNLIRHKDMSSEVFKELWKTIKNKESWFGIVKNRKKNGEAYYVDTVISPIVDYYGNIIEYIGIRIDITAIETMKEHLENELNISEGNFQEMYKRSSEYEKAIDVSNILSRLKVDGTITYVNQAFCDISGYTEKELIGNSHVMLRHPENAPSLYKNIWNTILGGDRWTGEIRHIAKDASSYYVHSTIIPIKDADDNIIEYMSISHNMTEFVKLHTELEETQKEIIYRMGEVGETRSKETGFHVKRVAEYSKLLALLSGLSDKNAELIYSASPMHDIGKVGIPDKILLKPGRLDEEEWKIMQTHSELGYNILKKSKRRILKAAAIVAYTHHEKWDGNGYPNKIVGEKIHIFGRITAIADVFDALGSDRSYKKAWELDKILELFKEERGKHFDPKLLDIFLENIEEFLKIRDKFKDNV; encoded by the coding sequence ATGTTATATTGTGATAAGTATGAGCAGAATATTGAAAATTCATTATATAAAATTTTGATTGTAGAAGACTCTGAATTTGTAAATAATTCTATTAATAAGATATTAGTAGATAAGGGTTATATATGTAAGCAGGTATTTGATTATGCAACCGCTTCTTATAATCTTGTAAATACGAAATATGATTTTATTATTTTAGATCTTAACCTTCCCGATGCCTATGGTGAAGAGCTTGTACTAGAAGTTAAGCGTTTGAGTAAAGCAAAGATTATTATACTTACCGCGGAAACAGATATCCAGACAAGAGAGAACCTTTTTAAGAATGGTATTTTAGACTATCTAGTTAAAGATAAGTATTTTAATAACTCTATAGTTGCTATAGACCAGGTTATACACTCTATAGAAAGAAATCATAATAGTAATATTTTAGTTGTAGATGATTCTAAACTAATTAGAAAATATATAGAGTCAATACTTAATGTAAGAAACTATAATATTGTAGAGGCTGAAGATGCAGAGCAGGCTTTGGAACAATTAAAAGTTAGTAGGATAAACCTTATACTCCTTGATATGGAACTCCCTGGTAAGCATGGTCTAGATGTTATTAGAGAGATCAAGTCTATTCCTGAGAAATGTCCAATTCCTGTTATAGTTATTTCTGGAAAAAGTGATCCTGAACTGGTAAGAAGTTCATTAAAACTAGGTGCTTATGATTTTATAAAAAAACCATTTAATATTGAAGAATTTGTACTCAAAGTTGATGCAGCTATTGAGTCAAACCGTAAAAGTAGAGAAATTTTATGTAAACAACAATTACTAAACGAATACAAAGATGCGGTTGATAGAAGTACAATAGTATCTAAGACAGATTTGAAAGGTAATATTACCTATGTAAATGATAGATTTTGTGAACTTTCGGGATATAGAGAGAGTGAACTAATAGGTAAATCACATAATTTAATACGGCATAAGGATATGTCATCAGAAGTATTTAAAGAGCTATGGAAGACTATTAAAAATAAAGAGTCATGGTTTGGAATAGTTAAAAACCGTAAAAAAAATGGAGAAGCTTATTATGTAGATACTGTAATAAGCCCTATAGTGGACTATTATGGAAATATTATTGAGTATATAGGTATTAGAATTGACATAACAGCTATTGAGACGATGAAAGAGCATCTTGAAAATGAACTAAATATCTCAGAGGGTAATTTCCAAGAGATGTATAAACGCTCCTCAGAGTATGAAAAAGCAATTGATGTAAGTAATATTTTATCTCGTTTAAAAGTAGATGGGACAATAACATATGTAAATCAAGCTTTTTGTGATATATCTGGATATACAGAAAAAGAACTTATAGGTAATTCACATGTTATGCTACGCCATCCTGAAAATGCACCAAGTTTGTATAAAAATATATGGAACACAATACTAGGCGGTGATAGATGGACTGGAGAAATAAGACATATTGCAAAAGATGCAAGTTCTTATTATGTGCATAGTACTATTATCCCTATTAAAGATGCAGATGATAATATCATAGAATATATGTCTATTAGCCATAATATGACAGAGTTCGTAAAACTTCATACTGAACTTGAGGAGACTCAAAAAGAGATTATATATCGTATGGGTGAGGTTGGTGAGACACGCTCAAAAGAAACAGGTTTTCATGTTAAGAGAGTTGCTGAGTATTCAAAGTTATTAGCTCTGTTATCTGGACTTAGTGATAAAAATGCAGAGTTGATATATAGTGCATCTCCTATGCATGATATCGGTAAAGTTGGTATTCCAGATAAGATACTCTTAAAACCGGGAAGGCTAGATGAGGAAGAATGGAAAATCATGCAAACTCATAGTGAACTCGGTTATAATATTTTGAAAAAATCAAAAAGACGCATACTAAAAGCAGCAGCAATCGTCGCTTATACTCATCATGAAAAATGGGATGGAAATGGATATCCAAATAAGATAGTCGGTGAAAAAATTCATATTTTTGGAAGAATCACGGCTATTGCAGATGTTTTTGATGCTTTAGGAAGTGATAGAAGCTATAAAAAAGCGTGGGAATTAGATAAAATTTTAGAGCTTTTTAAAGAAGAAAGAGGAAAACATTTTGACCCAAAACTTTTAGACATCTTTTTAGAAAATATTGAAGAATTCTTAAAAATTCGTGATAAATTTAAAGATAATGTTTAA
- the purL gene encoding phosphoribosylformylglycinamidine synthase subunit PurL codes for MSQQLENIEQVLADHKLSQDDYVHMKEILGREPNIVELGIFSAMWSEHCSYKSSKVHLKGFPTSAPWVIQGPGENAGVIDIGDGYAAVFKMESHNHPSFIEPFQGAATGVGGIMRDVFTMGARPIANLNALRFGNVMNDDKISAHQRFLVRGVVDGIGSYGNCMGVPTIGGETSFDECYNGNILVNAFTLGLAKSDEIFYGKAEGIGNPVMYVGAKTGRDGLGGAVMSSDSFTEESKSLRPTVQVGDPFTEKLLLEACLELFKTDYVVGIQDMGAAGLTSSAFEMAGRSGSGMIMHLDRVPAREENMTPYDFMLSESQERMLLCAKKGSEQAIIDIFEKWDLDAAVVGEVTATGNMELFWHGEKCADVPVDPVSEEAPELNRPMTKPTYLDALASVTINDFNKVSNQDAFETLIKSMEVVDKSWIYTQYDSMVQTNTIKNGGMLDASVVRIKENGKALAMSADCNVRYCYIDPRGGAAAAVIESGRNVAMSGARPLAITDCLNYGNPENPEVMWQFGQGCLGIKEACSELTTPVIGGNVSLYNETNGVSVFPTPSIATVGVNDDQNNVLMSSFQAQGNSLYLVGESKSEFGGSLYMKEICHTVAGVLPEINYKNELALWDLVIEANKKNLLECAKDASSGGVAIALAKMSATSGFGCDVEMSISDERDIFAESMSRAIIEVKSENCEAFEAMLDEQSSVEKIGTVGGDFIKVNDVTLSMKNLKDSYFKTFQRVIERDI; via the coding sequence GTGAGCCAACAACTAGAAAATATAGAACAAGTATTAGCAGACCATAAGTTAAGTCAAGATGATTATGTACATATGAAAGAGATTTTAGGTCGTGAGCCAAATATCGTTGAGTTGGGTATATTTTCAGCTATGTGGAGTGAGCATTGTTCTTACAAATCTTCAAAAGTTCACTTAAAAGGTTTTCCTACTTCTGCTCCATGGGTTATTCAAGGTCCTGGTGAAAATGCTGGTGTTATAGATATTGGTGATGGTTATGCGGCTGTATTTAAGATGGAGTCACATAATCACCCTTCGTTTATTGAACCTTTTCAAGGTGCAGCAACTGGTGTTGGTGGAATCATGCGTGATGTATTTACTATGGGTGCTCGTCCTATTGCAAATTTAAACGCACTTAGATTTGGTAATGTTATGAATGATGACAAAATATCAGCTCATCAACGCTTTTTGGTTCGCGGTGTTGTAGATGGTATCGGCTCTTATGGTAACTGTATGGGTGTTCCAACTATTGGTGGTGAAACAAGTTTTGATGAGTGTTATAATGGCAATATCTTAGTAAACGCTTTTACTCTTGGTCTTGCAAAAAGTGATGAGATTTTTTATGGTAAAGCAGAAGGTATCGGAAATCCTGTAATGTATGTTGGTGCAAAAACAGGTAGAGATGGGCTTGGTGGAGCTGTTATGAGTTCTGATAGTTTTACAGAAGAGTCAAAATCTCTTCGTCCTACTGTTCAAGTTGGGGATCCTTTTACTGAAAAACTTTTACTTGAAGCTTGTTTAGAACTTTTTAAAACTGACTATGTTGTTGGTATTCAAGATATGGGTGCTGCTGGACTTACTTCATCTGCCTTTGAAATGGCAGGAAGAAGTGGCTCTGGAATGATAATGCATCTAGACCGTGTTCCCGCTCGTGAAGAAAATATGACTCCTTATGATTTTATGCTTAGTGAATCTCAAGAAAGAATGCTTCTATGTGCTAAAAAAGGTTCAGAACAAGCGATTATAGATATATTTGAAAAGTGGGATTTAGATGCCGCTGTTGTTGGTGAAGTTACCGCAACTGGAAATATGGAACTTTTTTGGCATGGAGAAAAGTGTGCTGATGTTCCTGTTGACCCTGTAAGTGAAGAAGCACCAGAACTTAATCGTCCAATGACTAAACCAACTTACTTAGATGCTTTGGCATCTGTAACTATTAATGATTTTAATAAAGTTTCAAATCAAGATGCTTTTGAAACTTTAATCAAGTCTATGGAAGTTGTAGATAAATCTTGGATATATACTCAGTATGATTCTATGGTGCAAACAAATACTATCAAGAATGGTGGTATGTTAGATGCCTCTGTTGTTCGTATAAAAGAAAATGGCAAGGCACTTGCCATGAGTGCTGATTGCAATGTTCGTTATTGTTACATAGACCCTAGAGGTGGAGCTGCTGCCGCTGTCATAGAAAGTGGTAGAAATGTTGCAATGAGTGGTGCAAGACCTTTGGCAATTACAGACTGTTTAAACTATGGTAACCCTGAAAACCCAGAAGTTATGTGGCAATTTGGTCAGGGCTGTTTAGGTATTAAAGAAGCTTGTTCAGAACTTACAACTCCTGTAATTGGTGGTAATGTTTCACTTTATAATGAAACAAATGGTGTTTCAGTTTTCCCAACTCCATCTATCGCAACTGTTGGTGTAAATGATGATCAAAACAATGTTTTAATGTCTTCATTTCAAGCGCAAGGTAATTCACTTTATTTAGTTGGTGAGAGTAAAAGCGAGTTTGGTGGTTCACTTTATATGAAAGAGATTTGTCATACTGTCGCAGGTGTTTTACCTGAGATAAACTACAAAAATGAACTTGCTCTTTGGGACTTAGTTATAGAAGCTAACAAAAAGAACTTACTAGAGTGTGCTAAAGATGCAAGTTCTGGTGGTGTAGCTATTGCATTAGCAAAGATGTCAGCAACTTCTGGTTTTGGTTGTGATGTTGAGATGAGTATTTCTGATGAAAGAGATATATTTGCTGAGTCTATGAGTCGTGCTATCATAGAAGTAAAATCTGAAAATTGTGAAGCTTTTGAAGCTATGTTAGATGAACAATCAAGTGTTGAAAAAATCGGAACAGTTGGTGGTGACTTCATAAAAGTAAACGATGTTACTTTAAGCATGAAAAACTTAAAAGACAGTTATTTTAAAACATTCCAAAGAGTTATAGAGAGAGATATTTAA
- a CDS encoding transcription elongation factor GreA encodes MNKEPMTIEGYDLLVEEFKFLLEVEKPKTAEEKLVAAAQGDRSENADYHAAKEKLRFIDRRLFLLNSMIEKSQIIDPSSFKHKKVSFGSTVNILNLDTDEEETYTLCGVLESEPENGLISVHSPLAKSMIGKEVEDEFVLKLPKTKKEYEILKIEYINIFSLKKNIRKKIDFSFH; translated from the coding sequence ATGAATAAAGAACCGATGACTATAGAAGGTTATGACCTTTTAGTAGAAGAGTTTAAATTTTTACTAGAGGTCGAAAAACCAAAAACTGCTGAGGAAAAACTTGTAGCTGCTGCTCAGGGTGATAGAAGTGAAAATGCTGATTATCACGCTGCAAAAGAGAAGCTTCGTTTTATAGATAGAAGACTTTTCCTTCTTAACTCGATGATTGAAAAATCGCAAATTATCGATCCATCTTCATTTAAACACAAAAAAGTAAGCTTTGGAAGCACTGTAAATATACTAAATCTTGATACAGATGAAGAAGAAACCTATACTCTATGTGGTGTTTTAGAAAGTGAGCCTGAAAATGGACTAATATCTGTTCACTCTCCACTTGCTAAATCTATGATAGGTAAAGAAGTAGAAGATGAGTTTGTTCTAAAGTTACCAAAAACTAAAAAAGAGTATGAAATATTAAAAATAGAGTATATAAATATCTTCTCACTAAAGAAAAATATCCGCAAAAAAATTGACTTTTCTTTTCATTAA
- a CDS encoding HDOD domain-containing protein, with product MTDDILKKIKQLPPLPESAMQIEAVYQDPNSSFNDMVKILEKDPLLTADILKAANSPLYGFSREINAISQAVGLFGMGTVRGFALASIVKKSFTLDLSPYGIDNDMFSALSKKQHGLMTSWCMRKENKLLGVLSPAAFLVEIGKVLIAQQIISENKQDAFRDALAELGDVEAAERKILGVDTPEVSATVFKHWRFEEGLVDVIANCQSPDKAEPEDKRPAQILHVVRTCVPINGAITDASIDAAKVLLTKYDLDMESFDKAIENAR from the coding sequence ATGACTGATGACATTTTAAAAAAGATTAAACAACTTCCACCTTTACCAGAGTCTGCAATGCAGATAGAAGCGGTTTATCAAGATCCAAATAGCAGTTTTAACGACATGGTTAAGATTTTAGAAAAAGATCCTCTTTTAACAGCAGATATTTTAAAAGCTGCAAACTCTCCTCTTTATGGTTTTTCTCGTGAGATAAATGCAATCAGCCAAGCAGTTGGTCTATTTGGTATGGGAACTGTTCGTGGTTTTGCACTTGCAAGTATTGTTAAAAAAAGTTTTACTCTTGACTTATCTCCTTATGGAATAGACAACGATATGTTCTCAGCACTTTCTAAAAAACAACATGGACTTATGACTTCATGGTGCATGAGAAAAGAAAATAAACTTCTAGGTGTTTTATCTCCAGCAGCTTTTCTTGTTGAAATTGGTAAAGTTCTTATAGCTCAACAAATCATCTCAGAGAACAAACAAGACGCTTTTAGAGATGCTTTAGCCGAGCTAGGTGATGTTGAAGCTGCTGAGCGAAAGATTTTAGGAGTAGATACACCTGAAGTTAGTGCAACTGTATTTAAGCACTGGAGATTTGAAGAAGGTTTAGTTGATGTTATCGCTAACTGTCAAAGTCCAGATAAAGCAGAACCTGAGGACAAAAGACCTGCACAAATTCTTCATGTTGTTCGTACTTGTGTTCCTATAAATGGTGCAATAACAGATGCTAGTATAGATGCAGCAAAAGTACTCTTAACAAAATACGACCTTGATATGGAAAGCTTTGATAAAGCAATAGAAAACGCTAGATAA
- a CDS encoding ribonuclease R family protein — protein MKSLLIRLTLGLSEQDIISDERSHITDFLAKKYITKKDNIYKFNSKYRAGTLGLIQKDTAYLNVIGENIRDLFIAEGDLGDAKEGDLIIAQRLLGIRGTPRAKIAQIVGRALSYSVAYIISKDEHKSLVNLKTDYPTGVELAQETLDAYDIGDVFKINNQENSIIQKLGNLKDPLVDERIVLAQYNKHDEFDAEVLKIATSFKNVDASKYKNRVDLRDLTFCTIDPVTAKDYDDAIYWDDKKTTLFVAIADVSEYVTPFGTIDNEAIYRSFSIYLPHRSIPMLPRQLSETLCSLQPNVDRLAYVFEMKLDVNTLEVTKSKVYEAIIHSKRRFNYEEIDDFFDGKLKPKNDSEVKIFSWIKKLRIITDKLKEKRLKVGYDFRSNELEMKIDEKSNIVSTTFAKETPSHSLIEDCMLLANKEAASKYTRGIFRIHEEPTQSKIQILYQELAGIGMNIDIKNSMKETITDIQTQAKDMDLETEVDTLIIRSQMQAKYAPLNAGHFGLGFEAYTHFTSPIRRYSDLIVHRLLKAINNNDKEEGSYVLRNIEALSMTISEKEREASSIEIEFTQRKFARWAQNNLNKEFKARITSTEPEYKAEINGEISGARINITASENAVLFEDVTICINKVDIAKAKIFAHVLKSDDV, from the coding sequence TTGAAATCTCTACTAATTCGGCTCACTCTTGGTTTGAGTGAGCAAGATATCATCTCAGACGAACGCTCTCATATAACAGATTTTTTAGCCAAAAAATATATAACTAAAAAAGACAATATATATAAATTCAACTCAAAATACCGTGCTGGAACTTTAGGGCTTATTCAAAAAGACACAGCCTACTTAAATGTCATTGGCGAAAATATTCGTGATTTATTTATAGCTGAAGGTGATTTAGGAGATGCTAAAGAGGGTGACCTTATTATCGCTCAAAGACTTCTTGGCATTAGAGGAACTCCTCGTGCAAAAATTGCACAGATAGTAGGTCGAGCACTTTCATATAGTGTTGCATATATAATTTCAAAAGATGAACATAAATCTTTAGTAAATTTAAAAACTGACTATCCCACTGGAGTTGAACTTGCCCAAGAGACTCTAGATGCCTATGATATAGGTGATGTTTTTAAAATCAACAATCAAGAAAACTCCATAATACAAAAACTTGGGAACTTAAAAGACCCTCTTGTTGATGAAAGAATAGTTTTAGCACAGTACAACAAACATGATGAATTTGACGCCGAAGTTTTAAAAATTGCTACATCATTTAAAAATGTAGATGCATCTAAATATAAAAATAGAGTTGATTTAAGAGATTTAACTTTTTGTACTATCGACCCTGTAACAGCAAAAGATTATGATGATGCCATCTATTGGGACGATAAAAAAACCACTCTATTTGTAGCTATCGCAGATGTAAGTGAGTATGTGACTCCTTTTGGAACTATTGATAATGAAGCTATATATAGAAGTTTTTCTATCTACTTACCACATCGTTCTATCCCTATGTTACCAAGACAACTTAGTGAAACTCTTTGTTCACTTCAACCCAATGTTGATAGATTAGCTTATGTTTTTGAAATGAAACTTGATGTTAATACTCTTGAAGTTACAAAGTCTAAAGTTTATGAAGCTATCATCCACTCCAAAAGAAGATTCAATTATGAAGAGATAGATGATTTTTTTGATGGCAAATTAAAACCAAAAAATGATTCAGAAGTAAAAATATTTTCTTGGATTAAAAAATTACGCATTATTACAGATAAACTAAAAGAAAAACGATTAAAAGTTGGTTATGACTTTCGCTCAAACGAATTAGAAATGAAAATTGATGAAAAATCAAATATCGTATCTACGACTTTTGCAAAAGAAACTCCATCGCATTCGCTCATTGAAGACTGTATGCTTTTAGCAAACAAAGAAGCAGCATCTAAATACACTAGAGGCATCTTTAGAATTCACGAAGAACCAACTCAGTCTAAAATTCAAATACTTTACCAAGAGTTAGCAGGTATAGGAATGAATATAGATATTAAAAACTCTATGAAAGAAACCATAACAGATATACAAACTCAAGCTAAAGATATGGACTTAGAAACAGAAGTTGATACTTTAATCATTCGTTCACAGATGCAAGCAAAGTATGCTCCTTTAAATGCAGGACATTTTGGACTTGGTTTTGAGGCATATACTCATTTTACTTCTCCCATTAGAAGATATAGCGATTTAATAGTACATAGACTTTTAAAAGCCATAAACAATAATGACAAAGAAGAAGGCTCTTATGTTTTGAGAAATATTGAAGCACTTAGTATGACAATAAGTGAAAAAGAAAGAGAAGCTAGTAGTATAGAAATAGAATTTACCCAAAGAAAGTTTGCTAGATGGGCGCAAAATAACTTAAACAAAGAGTTTAAAGCTCGTATAACATCAACTGAGCCAGAGTACAAGGCCGAAATTAACGGTGAAATAAGTGGTGCGAGAATAAATATAACAGCATCTGAGAATGCTGTACTTTTTGAAGATGTAACTATCTGCATAAACAAAGTTGATATTGCAAAAGCTAAAATTTTTGCTCATGTTTTAAAGAGCGATGATGTATAA
- the holA gene encoding DNA polymerase III subunit delta → MYKAAFDKLIQSGKIPNSFVFFGESSFLIDAYTKMISNIQDASILSFYHDEYDFKSAKAHLSQSSLFGGVNILIIKSDKKIQKKELDEFISLCEKNKDNMLIYAYYGDKHQTYTAKTFLAKQNTIVVRFFHPNHHESVSIVQNVVNAKKVNMDAYSISHLLNIHNGDVALACNEIDKLSIYDKKITTKDIEHLVSGLAEVSMEDFIKNILNKKEFTKDLLNIIDHGEDEIRVVTALTSYITQLYMFNIYIRVNGAPNAIEILGYRPPKNIVDEKAALCLKFKPATYYKIQNVLLESELKMKSSNVDKGAILLSTLIRVQTLI, encoded by the coding sequence ATGTATAAAGCAGCTTTTGATAAGCTAATTCAAAGTGGTAAAATACCAAATAGTTTTGTATTTTTTGGTGAAAGTTCTTTTCTTATAGATGCTTACACAAAAATGATAAGTAACATACAAGACGCTTCTATACTTAGTTTCTACCATGATGAATATGACTTTAAAAGTGCAAAAGCACATCTTAGTCAATCTTCACTTTTTGGTGGAGTAAATATTTTAATCATAAAAAGTGATAAAAAAATTCAAAAAAAAGAGCTTGATGAGTTTATAAGCTTATGTGAAAAAAACAAAGATAATATGCTGATTTATGCTTACTATGGAGATAAACATCAAACTTATACTGCAAAAACATTTTTAGCAAAACAAAATACTATCGTTGTACGATTTTTTCATCCAAACCATCATGAGTCAGTTAGCATTGTACAAAATGTTGTAAATGCAAAAAAAGTAAATATGGATGCTTATTCTATAAGTCACCTTTTAAATATTCACAACGGTGATGTTGCTCTTGCTTGTAATGAAATAGATAAACTTAGCATCTATGATAAAAAAATAACCACGAAAGATATAGAGCATCTAGTATCAGGTTTAGCTGAAGTGAGTATGGAAGATTTTATAAAAAATATACTAAATAAAAAAGAATTTACTAAAGACTTACTAAATATAATCGACCATGGAGAAGACGAAATAAGAGTCGTTACAGCATTAACTTCATATATAACTCAACTTTATATGTTCAATATTTACATTAGAGTAAATGGTGCACCAAATGCAATAGAGATTTTGGGGTACAGACCTCCAAAAAATATTGTAGATGAAAAAGCTGCACTTTGTTTAAAATTTAAACCTGCAACATACTATAAAATACAAAATGTTCTTTTAGAGAGTGAATTAAAAATGAAAAGTTCAAATGTAGATAAAGGTGCGATTTTACTCTCAACTCTTATACGAGTTCAAACACTCATCTAA
- a CDS encoding ABC transporter ATP-binding protein translates to MSYIKLSKLSLDYIVLSNHSRSFKSTIINNGIRGKIISNEHLYVRALNSITCDFNSGDRVGIVGLNGSGKSTLLKVLSGIYSPSEGILQIKGSIAPMLDISLGIDESATGIENIFLRGYYLGLDKKTINSKIEDIIEFSELGTFIDMPLSTYSSGMRLRLMFSIATSFNFNILIMDEMILTGDKNFIVKSKQRLDEYLDKSDILFLASHSDAIIKEYCNKAIWLESGEVKFIGAVDSCLEKYQDSLL, encoded by the coding sequence ATGAGTTATATTAAATTAAGTAAGCTGTCGTTAGATTATATTGTCTTATCAAATCATTCAAGATCTTTTAAATCAACAATTATTAATAATGGCATACGAGGTAAAATTATTAGTAATGAGCATTTATATGTAAGAGCATTAAATAGTATAACTTGTGATTTTAACTCTGGAGATAGAGTGGGTATTGTAGGTTTGAATGGCTCTGGAAAAAGTACTTTATTAAAAGTTCTTTCAGGTATTTATAGTCCAAGTGAAGGTATTTTACAAATAAAAGGTAGTATCGCTCCTATGCTTGATATCAGCCTAGGCATAGATGAAAGTGCTACTGGAATAGAAAATATTTTTTTAAGAGGTTATTATTTAGGACTAGATAAAAAAACAATCAATTCTAAAATCGAAGATATTATTGAATTTTCAGAATTAGGAACTTTTATTGATATGCCACTTTCAACTTATTCATCAGGTATGAGACTTAGACTGATGTTTAGTATAGCAACTTCTTTTAATTTTAATATTTTGATAATGGATGAGATGATACTAACGGGAGATAAAAACTTTATAGTAAAATCTAAGCAACGACTTGATGAATATTTAGATAAGTCAGATATTCTATTTTTAGCTTCACATTCTGATGCTATTATTAAAGAATACTGTAATAAGGCTATATGGTTAGAATCTGGTGAAGTAAAATTTATAGGTGCTGTTGATAGTTGTTTAGAAAAATATCAAGACTCTTTATTATGA
- a CDS encoding ABC transporter permease, producing the protein MKQNNFLNEEIFLLFKRYPLWINLAWKDITSKYKRTFLGPFWISLAIIIFISSISLVYSKLLSVDIHTYIPYLAFGIITWIFITSTVLESCGCFIDYGGYITQIKVPYLAFIFRIVVRNNIIFLHNIPIAILTIFIFDIDFNFYSLLFFIFNLFILNLNLIWISILLSIVSLRFRDVQQFISTMIQPIFFVTPVIWTANSIGNSRFIIDYNLFYYFVELIRGVFIPAENMEKIVLVSSITGVVGLSISLYIFKKFHKKISLWI; encoded by the coding sequence ATGAAACAAAATAATTTCTTAAACGAAGAGATATTTTTACTTTTTAAAAGGTATCCACTGTGGATTAATTTAGCATGGAAAGATATAACTTCTAAATATAAAAGAACTTTTTTAGGTCCATTTTGGATATCACTTGCTATTATTATATTCATAAGTTCAATATCTCTAGTATATTCAAAACTATTATCTGTCGATATTCACACATATATTCCATATCTAGCATTTGGGATTATTACTTGGATATTTATAACTTCAACAGTTTTAGAATCTTGTGGTTGTTTTATAGATTATGGTGGATATATAACACAAATAAAAGTACCTTATTTAGCTTTTATATTTAGAATTGTTGTCAGGAATAATATTATTTTTTTACATAATATTCCAATTGCAATTTTAACTATTTTCATTTTTGATATAGATTTCAATTTTTACTCTTTATTGTTTTTTATCTTTAACTTGTTTATATTGAACCTGAATCTGATATGGATTTCTATCCTTTTATCGATTGTTTCACTTAGATTTAGAGATGTACAACAATTTATATCAACTATGATACAACCTATCTTTTTTGTAACACCAGTTATTTGGACTGCAAATAGCATTGGTAATTCAAGATTTATTATTGATTATAATTTATTTTATTATTTTGTGGAACTCATAAGAGGTGTTTTTATACCTGCTGAAAATATGGAGAAAATTGTACTTGTGTCTAGTATAACAGGTGTTGTTGGTTTAAGCATTTCTTTGTATATTTTCAAGAAATTTCATAAAAAAATTTCGTTATGGATTTAA
- a CDS encoding class I SAM-dependent methyltransferase, which produces MLNNYKLDSNGVIKQIKINKISYDERYINNRYNTYNSGENMSFSRLGYLLGVLKDEKISSILDVGYGNGDFLKTASKYIEKCVGSDIPPMYPLPKHIKTVESIYDDNYDVICFFDSLEHFDDIYEIKNLNTKYVYISVPWCHNLSAEWFDNWKHRREDEHLWHFNLPSLTKFFASIGYELVGNSNIEDIIRTPYDENLPNILSAVFKKI; this is translated from the coding sequence ATGTTAAATAATTATAAACTAGATTCCAATGGTGTAATTAAACAAATAAAGATTAATAAAATATCTTATGATGAGCGTTATATAAATAATAGATATAATACTTATAACAGTGGGGAAAATATGTCTTTCTCACGACTTGGATATTTGTTAGGTGTTTTAAAAGATGAAAAGATTTCATCTATTTTAGATGTTGGCTATGGTAATGGTGATTTTTTAAAAACTGCTTCGAAGTACATTGAAAAATGTGTTGGTTCAGATATACCACCTATGTATCCATTACCTAAACATATAAAAACTGTTGAAAGTATTTATGATGATAACTATGATGTTATTTGTTTTTTTGACTCACTAGAACATTTTGATGATATTTATGAAATAAAAAATCTAAATACAAAGTATGTTTATATCTCTGTTCCTTGGTGTCATAATTTGTCAGCAGAATGGTTTGATAATTGGAAACATAGAAGAGAGGATGAGCATTTATGGCATTTTAACTTACCATCTCTTACGAAGTTTTTTGCGAGTATCGGGTATGAGCTTGTAGGTAATTCTAATATAGAAGATATTATTCGTACTCCCTATGATGAAAATTTACCAAATATTTTAAGTGCAGTATTTAAGAAAATATGA